AACTTGCAGTCGGCGTCGTTGTATCGAGCCATGACTAGACCCTCCTCCGCTTCGGAGGACGGCAGCCGTTGTGGGGAACGGGCGTCACGTCAGTGATGCTGGCGACCTCGAGACCGGCGGCCTGCAGGGCGCGGATCGCCGTCTCACGGCCCGACCCGGGACCCTTCACGAAGACGTCGACGCGGCGCATGCCGTGCTCCATCGCCTTGCGCGCGGCCGCCTCGGCGGCGAGCTGGGCCGCGAACGGCGTCGACTTGCGGGAGCCCTTGAACCCGACGGTC
This genomic stretch from Actinomycetota bacterium harbors:
- the rpsK gene encoding 30S ribosomal protein S11 — its product is MVKKKATGDRIRKRERKNIAAGHAHIKSSFNNTSITITDPVGGVVSWSSGGTVGFKGSRKSTPFAAQLAAEAAARKAMEHGMRRVDVFVKGPGSGRETAIRALQAAGLEVASITDVTPVPHNGCRPPKRRRV